One Panicum virgatum strain AP13 chromosome 9K, P.virgatum_v5, whole genome shotgun sequence genomic region harbors:
- the LOC120652773 gene encoding uncharacterized protein LOC120652773 isoform X1, whose protein sequence is MSLAKKEEVCSLRLVPRLDEPAVGVPIKKRPVLLSDRSVASSMPFSIKPPSPEREMPVSASGAACSNESFFNISKSDTNAITKGKGITDTQIQDHANRSFTRLLMTNGHRGLFNASSETPSAESATRCFPSVDESQHQNFLALDLQLPCHQNGKDSNYGSIVKEERAYQGLSGLSSAEPHNIVHVGSEINASSNSNSSDGRLPNLDLNVPLDPADSLEGLPTIHESGSGLHHHRTIQRQKAQVAAVAPISTISSGLGQNIGSTLNMSNSYGLSRKSGLADVTLDLQLKPPARPELGINWKGLVPAPELSLSLFGKPMDEPKSLSVPHALFDSEIAGSSKKGSQGTAATLGSDKVLLEKTVTLGPCNANPQDITSATVSGIDQMTSNNLVKKEPEETSQQHILKGAEKAHLLEQSVGPVSNCAESEKTDSLPQIPSKTGFDLNSHIFPNNSIHDGLDVATDNVPIPAEGLPGSSHAKTTPAVPEVGINVKHEESTGAATSPVVATVSAHSATLMEAKSLPSQSTLASPAVGLCESSRQPSVSTVCKPPASHVHAHVDTKRRPGDAHEACDALPGSSNPAAKPLLLNSRDNATIDGMSQGSAEMDCSDDEDNNTVSRFPTANKPHDGALGNGPTTKDKDDDINANNLCKELKKEHDSDMHQDCSSVTNKVNMEAADGDKCIKSKVSVVSHAGDQRRNEVFVSEKSKDKQSFNSDKTSTGSGSTELQRSTALQKSTSLTLQSTRKSPKTLDNSLEKASGPNMKSEMSPHGKQAASCNENHAKIAAVKVEHQIENEEVARHSDLQRRDSVLGEDSEVDGASSSQPHSECAKDKTASEKSEHDKSKPDSCKTSLQNESDGQLVGSHWRDLGHAYVNRNERWERFMESEREKNNGECHGSRHAFDMTNQRMTGHRGGWRGAGPCGHPRSFRGSRMRDEFADEPIGGRRHSFEDELGNLHRAPHRRQRSPPPECLMREVEIDGFHGREIPEPRLLARGRIEDILDDMMEDRVFMPRSHRHRGQGDHGFIQRERSQSPAQRRGGHVHFHRGRSPEVMPRSPPLMRTERPYLPHCRHGRVHVERGGMQRNVRRCSMEGDAFESPMHPAHLAELHAEEELAGRRKYRERGAYLRSSVSDEDETLSYPTEDDMEFAEAGGGPREHDGRFRNRMGHSRARGDQEDGYRHRGPQGWRDGDSNDSRPKRRRY, encoded by the exons ATGTCACTAGCGAAGAAGGAAGAG GTTTGCAGTCTCCGACTTGTGCCGCGATTGGATGAGCCGGCAGTTGGCGTGCCTATTAAGAAGAGACCTGTTCTCTTGTCCGATAGATCTGTCGCGTCTTCCATGCCGTTCTCAATAAAGCCTCCATCTCCAGAGAGGGAGATGCCTGTTTCTGCTTCTGGGGCGGCTTGCAGCAATGAATCGTTCTTCAATATTTCTAAATCAGACACAAATGCCATCACCAAAGGTAAGGGAATCACTGATACCCAGATCCAGGACCATGCCAACAGGTCTTTTACTAGGCTATTGATGACCAATGGCCACCGAGGCTTATTTAATGCATCAAGCGAGACCCCTTCTGCAGAGAGTGCTACAAGGTGTTTTCCGTCGGTTGATGAATCGCAACATCAAAATTTTTTGGCTCTGGATTTACAGTTACCATGTCATCAAAATGGCAAAGATAGTAATTATGGCTCTATTGTGAAGGAAGAGAGAGCATACCAAGGTCTTTCTGGCCTTTCTTCAGCAGAACCCCACAATATTGTTCATGTTGGTAGTGAAATCAATGCTTCTTCTAATTCTAACAGTAGCGATGGGAGACTACCTaacttggatttgaatgtgCCGCTGGACCCAGCTGATTCACTTGAAGGTTTGCCTACTATCCATGAAAGTGGTAGTGGGTTGCATCATCATAGAACAATTCAGCGTCAGAAAGCTCAGGTAGCTGCAGTGGCACCCATTTCTACAATAAGCAGTGGACTAGGTCAGAATATTGGCAGTACTCTCAACATGTCTAATTCATATGGGCTTTCTCGTAAGAGTGGGCTGGCTGATGTTACATTAGATTTGCAACTTAAACCACCAGCTAGACCTGAGCTAGGGATAAACTGGAAAGGACTTGTTCCTGCTCCAGAACTGAGTCTATCTCTGTTTGGTAAGCCCATGGACGAGCCCAAGTCTCTCAGTGTTCCTCATGCTTTATTTGATTCTGAAATTGCTGGAAGTTCCAAAAAGGGCAGCCAGGGAACTGCTGCTACACTGGGGTCAGATAAGGTGCTGCTTGAGAAAACCGTGACACTTGGGCCCTGCAATGCAAATCCACAGGATATTACATCAGCAACTGTTTCTGGAATTGATCAGATGACATCTAATAATTTGGTGAAGAAAGAACCTGAAGAAACATCCCAACAGCATATTCTTAAGGGTGCTGAAAAGGCGCATCTATTAGAACAAAGTGTTGGACCAGTTAGCAATTGTGCTGAATCTGAAAAGACTGACAGTCTACCCCAAATTCCCAGTAAAACTGGGTTTGATTTGAATTCTCACATCTTTCCAAATAACAGTATCCATGATGGGCTTGATGTAGCAACTGATAATGTCCCAATACCAGCTGAAGGTTTGCCTGGTAGTTCCCATGCTAAAACTACGCCTGCTGTTCCTGAAGTTGGCATAAATGTGAAGCACGAAGAATCCACAGGTGCTGCCACGAGCCCTGTGGTAGCAACAGTAAGTGCTCATTCTGCAACATTAATGGAAGCAAAATCATTGCCTTCACAAAGTACTCTTGCCAGCCCTGCTGTTGGATTATGTGAATCTTCTAGACAGCCCTCCGTTTCTACTGTTTGCAAACCACCAGCTAGCCATGTTCATGCTCATGTGGATACGAAACGGAGGCCTGGTGATGCTCATGAAGCTTGTGATGCATTGCCAGGTTCCTCCAACCCAGCAGCTAAACCTTTGCTTCTTAATTCTCGGGACAATGCTACTATTGATGGTATGTCACAAGGGAGTGCTGAAATGGACTGTTCAGATGATGAAGATAACAATACTGTTTCACGATTTCCAACTGCAAATAAGCCTCATGATGGAGCATTGGGGAATGGCCCGACCACTAAGGATAAGGACGATGATATCAATGCTAATAACTTATGCAAAGAGCTAAAGAAAGAGCACGACAGTGATATGCATCAAGACTGCTCATCTGTGACAAATAAGGTCAATATGGAGGCTGCTGATGGTGACAAGTGTATTAAAAGCAAAGTCAGTGTTGTCAGCCATGCAGGTGACCAGCGGCGAAATGAGGTTTTTGTTAGTGAAAAATCTAAAGACAAACAATCATTCAATTCAGATAAGACTTCCACAGGCTCTGGTTCAACAGAACTCCAAAGGTCTACAGCTTTGCAAAAATCTACTTCTCTTACATTGCAATCCACTAGGAAATCTCCTAAGACCTTAGATAACTCACTTGAGAAGGCTAGTGGCCCAAATATGAAGTCAGAAATGTCTCCACATGGCAAGCAAGCTGCAAGTTGTAATGAGAACCATGCAAAAATTGCTGCTGTGAAGGTGGAGCATCAGATCGAAAATGAAGAGGTTGCTAGGCACTCTGATTTGCAACGAAGAGATTCAGTCCTGGGAGAAGACTCGGAGGTGGATGGGGCTTCAAGCAGTCAACCACATAGTGAATGTGCCAAGGACAAGACAGCATCTGAAAAATCAGAACATGACAAATCAAAACCTGACTCATGTAAGACATCTCTACAGAATGAAAGCGATGGACAGCTTGTTGGGTCACACTGGAGAGATTTGGGGCATGCTTATGTGAATAG GAATGAAAGATGGGAGAGGTTCATGGAATCTGAGCGGGAGAAGAACAATGGAGAATGTCATGGCAGCAGACATGCATTTGACATGACCAACCAACGAATGACAGGTCACCGTGGTGGTTGGCGGGGTGCTGGACCCTGTGGGCATCCAAGGAGCTTCCGAGGTTCAAGAATGAGAGATGAGTTTGCTGATGAACCTATTGGTGGCAGGAGACATTCATTTGAAGATGAACTTGGGAATTTGCACCGGGCTCCACATAGGCGGCAACGTTCACCACCACCCGAGTGCCTCATGAGAGAGGTGGAAATTGACGGCTTCCATGGAAGAGAGATTCCTGAGCCTAGGCTGCTGGCTCGTGGGCGGATAGAAGATATACTAGATGACATGATGGAAGACAGGGTTTTTATGCCACGTTCCCATCGACACCGTGGCCAAGGTGACCATGGATTCATCCAGAGAGAGAGGAGCCAGTCGCCTGCACAAAGAAGGGGCGGCCATGTGCATTTCCACCGTGGACGATCACCAGAAGTGATGCCCAGATCACCACCATTAATGCGAACAGAGAGACCATACTTGCCCCACTGCCGTCACGGACGAGTCCATGTCGAGAGAGGAGGCATGCAGAGAAATGTGAGAAGGTGCAGCATGGAAGGGGATGCATTCGAGTCACCAATGCATCCTGCTCACCTAGCTGAACTCCATGCAGAAGAGGAACTCGCTGGTAGAAGGAAGTATAGAGAGAGGGGAGCTTATCTTCGGTCTTCAGTCAGCGACGAAGACGAGACGCTCTCCTACCCTACAGAGGACGACATGGAATTTGCCGAAGCTGGTGGTGGTCCACGGGAGCACGATGGCCGCTTCAGGAACAGGATGGGCCACAGCAGGGCTAGGGGAGACCAGGAAGATGGGTACAGGCACCGTGGCCCTCAAGGGTGGCGAGATGGTGACTCAAATGACAGTAGACCAAAGCGGAGGAGGTACTGA
- the LOC120652773 gene encoding uncharacterized protein LOC120652773 isoform X2, with the protein MSLAKKEEVCSLRLVPRLDEPAVGVPIKKRPVLLSDRSVASSMPFSIKPPSPEREMPVSASGAACSNESFFNISKSDTNAITKESATRCFPSVDESQHQNFLALDLQLPCHQNGKDSNYGSIVKEERAYQGLSGLSSAEPHNIVHVGSEINASSNSNSSDGRLPNLDLNVPLDPADSLEGLPTIHESGSGLHHHRTIQRQKAQVAAVAPISTISSGLGQNIGSTLNMSNSYGLSRKSGLADVTLDLQLKPPARPELGINWKGLVPAPELSLSLFGKPMDEPKSLSVPHALFDSEIAGSSKKGSQGTAATLGSDKVLLEKTVTLGPCNANPQDITSATVSGIDQMTSNNLVKKEPEETSQQHILKGAEKAHLLEQSVGPVSNCAESEKTDSLPQIPSKTGFDLNSHIFPNNSIHDGLDVATDNVPIPAEGLPGSSHAKTTPAVPEVGINVKHEESTGAATSPVVATVSAHSATLMEAKSLPSQSTLASPAVGLCESSRQPSVSTVCKPPASHVHAHVDTKRRPGDAHEACDALPGSSNPAAKPLLLNSRDNATIDGMSQGSAEMDCSDDEDNNTVSRFPTANKPHDGALGNGPTTKDKDDDINANNLCKELKKEHDSDMHQDCSSVTNKVNMEAADGDKCIKSKVSVVSHAGDQRRNEVFVSEKSKDKQSFNSDKTSTGSGSTELQRSTALQKSTSLTLQSTRKSPKTLDNSLEKASGPNMKSEMSPHGKQAASCNENHAKIAAVKVEHQIENEEVARHSDLQRRDSVLGEDSEVDGASSSQPHSECAKDKTASEKSEHDKSKPDSCKTSLQNESDGQLVGSHWRDLGHAYVNRNERWERFMESEREKNNGECHGSRHAFDMTNQRMTGHRGGWRGAGPCGHPRSFRGSRMRDEFADEPIGGRRHSFEDELGNLHRAPHRRQRSPPPECLMREVEIDGFHGREIPEPRLLARGRIEDILDDMMEDRVFMPRSHRHRGQGDHGFIQRERSQSPAQRRGGHVHFHRGRSPEVMPRSPPLMRTERPYLPHCRHGRVHVERGGMQRNVRRCSMEGDAFESPMHPAHLAELHAEEELAGRRKYRERGAYLRSSVSDEDETLSYPTEDDMEFAEAGGGPREHDGRFRNRMGHSRARGDQEDGYRHRGPQGWRDGDSNDSRPKRRRY; encoded by the exons ATGTCACTAGCGAAGAAGGAAGAG GTTTGCAGTCTCCGACTTGTGCCGCGATTGGATGAGCCGGCAGTTGGCGTGCCTATTAAGAAGAGACCTGTTCTCTTGTCCGATAGATCTGTCGCGTCTTCCATGCCGTTCTCAATAAAGCCTCCATCTCCAGAGAGGGAGATGCCTGTTTCTGCTTCTGGGGCGGCTTGCAGCAATGAATCGTTCTTCAATATTTCTAAATCAGACACAAATGCCATCACCAAAG AGAGTGCTACAAGGTGTTTTCCGTCGGTTGATGAATCGCAACATCAAAATTTTTTGGCTCTGGATTTACAGTTACCATGTCATCAAAATGGCAAAGATAGTAATTATGGCTCTATTGTGAAGGAAGAGAGAGCATACCAAGGTCTTTCTGGCCTTTCTTCAGCAGAACCCCACAATATTGTTCATGTTGGTAGTGAAATCAATGCTTCTTCTAATTCTAACAGTAGCGATGGGAGACTACCTaacttggatttgaatgtgCCGCTGGACCCAGCTGATTCACTTGAAGGTTTGCCTACTATCCATGAAAGTGGTAGTGGGTTGCATCATCATAGAACAATTCAGCGTCAGAAAGCTCAGGTAGCTGCAGTGGCACCCATTTCTACAATAAGCAGTGGACTAGGTCAGAATATTGGCAGTACTCTCAACATGTCTAATTCATATGGGCTTTCTCGTAAGAGTGGGCTGGCTGATGTTACATTAGATTTGCAACTTAAACCACCAGCTAGACCTGAGCTAGGGATAAACTGGAAAGGACTTGTTCCTGCTCCAGAACTGAGTCTATCTCTGTTTGGTAAGCCCATGGACGAGCCCAAGTCTCTCAGTGTTCCTCATGCTTTATTTGATTCTGAAATTGCTGGAAGTTCCAAAAAGGGCAGCCAGGGAACTGCTGCTACACTGGGGTCAGATAAGGTGCTGCTTGAGAAAACCGTGACACTTGGGCCCTGCAATGCAAATCCACAGGATATTACATCAGCAACTGTTTCTGGAATTGATCAGATGACATCTAATAATTTGGTGAAGAAAGAACCTGAAGAAACATCCCAACAGCATATTCTTAAGGGTGCTGAAAAGGCGCATCTATTAGAACAAAGTGTTGGACCAGTTAGCAATTGTGCTGAATCTGAAAAGACTGACAGTCTACCCCAAATTCCCAGTAAAACTGGGTTTGATTTGAATTCTCACATCTTTCCAAATAACAGTATCCATGATGGGCTTGATGTAGCAACTGATAATGTCCCAATACCAGCTGAAGGTTTGCCTGGTAGTTCCCATGCTAAAACTACGCCTGCTGTTCCTGAAGTTGGCATAAATGTGAAGCACGAAGAATCCACAGGTGCTGCCACGAGCCCTGTGGTAGCAACAGTAAGTGCTCATTCTGCAACATTAATGGAAGCAAAATCATTGCCTTCACAAAGTACTCTTGCCAGCCCTGCTGTTGGATTATGTGAATCTTCTAGACAGCCCTCCGTTTCTACTGTTTGCAAACCACCAGCTAGCCATGTTCATGCTCATGTGGATACGAAACGGAGGCCTGGTGATGCTCATGAAGCTTGTGATGCATTGCCAGGTTCCTCCAACCCAGCAGCTAAACCTTTGCTTCTTAATTCTCGGGACAATGCTACTATTGATGGTATGTCACAAGGGAGTGCTGAAATGGACTGTTCAGATGATGAAGATAACAATACTGTTTCACGATTTCCAACTGCAAATAAGCCTCATGATGGAGCATTGGGGAATGGCCCGACCACTAAGGATAAGGACGATGATATCAATGCTAATAACTTATGCAAAGAGCTAAAGAAAGAGCACGACAGTGATATGCATCAAGACTGCTCATCTGTGACAAATAAGGTCAATATGGAGGCTGCTGATGGTGACAAGTGTATTAAAAGCAAAGTCAGTGTTGTCAGCCATGCAGGTGACCAGCGGCGAAATGAGGTTTTTGTTAGTGAAAAATCTAAAGACAAACAATCATTCAATTCAGATAAGACTTCCACAGGCTCTGGTTCAACAGAACTCCAAAGGTCTACAGCTTTGCAAAAATCTACTTCTCTTACATTGCAATCCACTAGGAAATCTCCTAAGACCTTAGATAACTCACTTGAGAAGGCTAGTGGCCCAAATATGAAGTCAGAAATGTCTCCACATGGCAAGCAAGCTGCAAGTTGTAATGAGAACCATGCAAAAATTGCTGCTGTGAAGGTGGAGCATCAGATCGAAAATGAAGAGGTTGCTAGGCACTCTGATTTGCAACGAAGAGATTCAGTCCTGGGAGAAGACTCGGAGGTGGATGGGGCTTCAAGCAGTCAACCACATAGTGAATGTGCCAAGGACAAGACAGCATCTGAAAAATCAGAACATGACAAATCAAAACCTGACTCATGTAAGACATCTCTACAGAATGAAAGCGATGGACAGCTTGTTGGGTCACACTGGAGAGATTTGGGGCATGCTTATGTGAATAG GAATGAAAGATGGGAGAGGTTCATGGAATCTGAGCGGGAGAAGAACAATGGAGAATGTCATGGCAGCAGACATGCATTTGACATGACCAACCAACGAATGACAGGTCACCGTGGTGGTTGGCGGGGTGCTGGACCCTGTGGGCATCCAAGGAGCTTCCGAGGTTCAAGAATGAGAGATGAGTTTGCTGATGAACCTATTGGTGGCAGGAGACATTCATTTGAAGATGAACTTGGGAATTTGCACCGGGCTCCACATAGGCGGCAACGTTCACCACCACCCGAGTGCCTCATGAGAGAGGTGGAAATTGACGGCTTCCATGGAAGAGAGATTCCTGAGCCTAGGCTGCTGGCTCGTGGGCGGATAGAAGATATACTAGATGACATGATGGAAGACAGGGTTTTTATGCCACGTTCCCATCGACACCGTGGCCAAGGTGACCATGGATTCATCCAGAGAGAGAGGAGCCAGTCGCCTGCACAAAGAAGGGGCGGCCATGTGCATTTCCACCGTGGACGATCACCAGAAGTGATGCCCAGATCACCACCATTAATGCGAACAGAGAGACCATACTTGCCCCACTGCCGTCACGGACGAGTCCATGTCGAGAGAGGAGGCATGCAGAGAAATGTGAGAAGGTGCAGCATGGAAGGGGATGCATTCGAGTCACCAATGCATCCTGCTCACCTAGCTGAACTCCATGCAGAAGAGGAACTCGCTGGTAGAAGGAAGTATAGAGAGAGGGGAGCTTATCTTCGGTCTTCAGTCAGCGACGAAGACGAGACGCTCTCCTACCCTACAGAGGACGACATGGAATTTGCCGAAGCTGGTGGTGGTCCACGGGAGCACGATGGCCGCTTCAGGAACAGGATGGGCCACAGCAGGGCTAGGGGAGACCAGGAAGATGGGTACAGGCACCGTGGCCCTCAAGGGTGGCGAGATGGTGACTCAAATGACAGTAGACCAAAGCGGAGGAGGTACTGA